CCGCAGACACGACGCGCCGCCGCTACGCGGCGGGTCCCGCGCTCCGCGCGGGAGGGGCGGAACTCCGTTCCGCCTGCCGGATCACTCCGTGATCCGGAAATCTGACCTTCGGTCAGATTCGTTCTGTGCGGGCCTGCTCCGCAGTCCCGCACAGAACCTGACGCACCCTTCGGGCGCGTCAGAGGCAGCAGCGAGAGAGGGTCTGGGACGGGATGCGGGCTTTCGGCCAATTTGGGGATGCGTCAGTTCGGACAGATCGATGGATTCTGGGCTGATTGGCTACCCCCTCCCCTGCCCTGTAGCAGAGAGTGGCGAACTTCCTCCGGCTTTCTGAGCGCTGAGCACTTTCTGTTCCTTGAGCGGCCGCGAGGATATGGCTTGTTTTCCAAGAATGCTTCAACTCCCTATTCTCGCAGGCCCGTCCAGAAAATAGAATTGGACTACCTGGTAAGGCGGCAACCTCACCGGGTGGAAACTCTCGAAGCAAATGAAGGGGTAGTGCAATGGCGAAGCTGAAGCCGATTTCTCCGACTCGGATCGCGGAGGCCCGTGAGGAGGCCTACGCGGTGCTGGCCCGTCTGATGGGTCAGCTGGCGCCGGGTGAGCATGTGGTGCGGCTGGGCGTGACCATGGATGGCCAGGAGAAGCCGCTGTGTGCGGTGCTCCCGCTGACCGTGGAGGGTGACGGCGGCGTGGATGACCTGGTGGGCGCCGAGGAGAAGTACCTGGACAACATGGCGTTTCTGCTGATGGTCGGGCTGGCGCAGCCGCTGTCGTACGGCACGTTGTTCCTGCGTTCGCCCGCGCAGGGTGCGGAGGGCGAGACGGTCATCCGGGCCTGGCATCTGGCCTACTGCACGCTCAACGAGTGCACCGCGTCCGAGGCGGCCGAGCTGATCGGCGACCGTGAACCGGCCGTGTTCCTGGACGCGTTCGGGCTGCATGGCAGCGACGAGGACGACGACGAGGGTGAGGCGGTCTACCCGCCGGTCGCCTACACCGTCCTGTAGCTGCCCTGGGGCGGGCTGGGATGGCGACCTGGCCCGCACCCTGCTCCGTGGACCCGCCGGGCGGGGCAGGGCGGGTGGGGGTGCCGGTCAAGCGACCCCGGCACCCCCACTCACAACGACGCGGAGCGTCGTAGAGATTGAGGAGGGGCGGCCCGCATCAGCGGGCCGCCCCTCCGTCGTGCATCGCGTAGCGATGCCAGCGCCGATCTTGCCGGGGTGCGGAGCGCCCCGGGTGTGTCCGCCGCGTAGCGGCGGCGCGTCGCGTCTGCGGAGCAGACCGCGCGCAAAAGAACTCTCGAAGTAGAGCGGGAAATGTGCAGCGCCTTTATTGGTGCCGTATTTCGCTGCGCCCATTATGTTGCTGGAAATAGGTCTGCTGGCGGGGAACGGCGATCCGGTGGGTCGGCAAACCCGGGCCGGAACTCCCCGCCAGCAGCGCCTCTCTCGAAGCACCTTCTATCGTAGGTGATGTCTTCCCTGCACAGGGATGGTGCGCGCCTTGATCGCGCTGGGTGATCTGCCGGGGCTGTGCTGCGGGGGCGAGGTGCCGGCCGCGCGCTGTGCCCCGCTGCTCCCACACTCGGTCTGCTGCGTCGGCTGTGTCCGGCGCCCGGAGCGCGGAGGCCCCGCCGACGCGCAAGCAGAGGAGGACGGCGCGCCGATCCTCCGATGTGCTCCCGTACCCGTCCCCGCCCTTCCCTTTCCCTTCTTCTTCTTGTCTGGGGTGCGTGGGGGTGTGCAGAGGGGGATGTCAGCAGGCGTACCAGGCTTGGGTGTTGGGGTGAGCTGGGGTGATGTGGAGAGGCTCGATGGGGGTGCGCAACCTCCAGCGCAACACCTTGGCGCAACTTCCAGCGCAACACCCTGGCGCAACCTCCAGCGCAACCCGCAGCGCAACAGGGGTTCCACCCGAACAACATAGACACTATTATTTGGAGTGCAGGGAGAGACGGCCCCCGGGAACCGCAATGGATCAACGAAGGGGAAAGACGTGGAACTGACGATCAGTGACGGGATCGTGCGCGGGGTGCGCGGCGCGGATGCTCCTATGACCGAGCTCGCGGTTCGTGCCCGCACGATCGCGAACCTGTTGCCGCTGCTGTGCGCGCGGGCAGGGGTGAAGGTCGTGCACAACTCCGACCGGAATTACACCGGAATTCGGTTCGAGACCACGGCCGTTGGTCCGGTCGTCCTGGAAATGCCGAGGGGTGAGGAACCGTACCGCCTGGTTCAGGAGTTCATCGCCCCGGACAAGGCAGGGCGCATGGAAGTGGAGTTACGGCGATTCCCGCAGATCTACAAGCCCCATGGAGTCGCGTACATCGCGGCCGATTTCCTCCGGTCGAACGGGTTCCTGAAGTAGTCCGCACGGGGGCACCCCGACTGGAGTGCCCCCTCCCCCGGCATCACCGAAAAGGAGAAGGGACGCCATGGAGAGCACGCGGATTCCAGAGCAGGCCCGGGAAATCGGAGCGCCGCTCACGGACGCCGAAAAGGAGCAGGCTCGTTATGCGCTGCGGGAGTTGGCGCGCAGTGAGCGGGACCCGGATGCTATGCGGGTGTCGCACGAGCAGTTGGAGGTGGTCCGGTCGTTCTTCGAGTTGGGTTGGGCGTTGGGTGTGCGCACCGGTCACACGGGCCCGGCCATGGCTGATGTGCCGGTCGACCGCGGGACGGTAGACCGCGCGTTCGTCGACCTGCTGTTGTCCGAGCGGGTGGCGAATCAGCTTGCGCTCGCGGTGGCGCGCAGCCTCAACCCGCAGGACTGCGGGCCGGTGCTGTGGCAGAAGGTCAGGTATCACGGCAGCGTGACGCGCCGTCACGGCGTCTACTGGGTGCAGGCGATCACGGCGCAGGCCGGACCTGTCGTCGGGGCGGTTCCCCGCGTCCGCTACGACCTGTGCGAGGTGATCGGCGGTATGCCGGTGCCCGCTGTCACGCGCGTACGGCGGCAGAGCCTGACGCCGCTTCCGGACTTCCGCGCGCCCCTGGTGTAAACGTGCAGGTCAGGGGTGGGTTCACCCACCCCTGAAACACACTATTATTGGAGTTGTTCGGGGGGGCGGTGGCCCCGCCCCCCGAACCGCAGAGACCAACAGGGAAGGGGAAACCGCATGACTCAGCAGTTCGCCGAGCGCGCTACGAATGTCGCCCCCACCGGTGCCCGCAACGCCGACGCGTCCGACCTGGTCCGCATCCTGGAGGACGGGCAGCGCCGGAAGCTGGACGTCATCGCCACCGCGTCCGCGCTGCGGATGCGTGAGGGAAACGTGCACGTCGAAGGCGTCGAGGCCCAGCTCAGCGCGCGCGGCGTGACGGCCGTTGACGGCATCTACCGCCCCACCGCCGTTGCCGACGAGGGGATCTCTGACAAGCTCCGCATCCCGCTGGCCTACCTGCGCCGCATGCGCGCGGAGAACGTCCCGCTGTTGGACGACAACGTCAACGCGTGGATGCGGCAGGAGCCGGAGCGCCGTTTCATGCTCCGCGCGTTCCGGGGCGAGAACGGCCCCGGGATGCCCGGCGAGGGCGTGGCCCGCGCGCTGCTGTCCGACAGCTACAAGCTGATGGACAACCTGGACATGCTGTTGGCCGCCCTGGACGGGGTGGAGCAGTCCGGGCACCCCACCCGGATCACGGGGTGCGACCTCACCGACCGGCGCATGTACGTGCGCGTCGAGTCCGAAGCCGTCGCCGTCCAGGCCCGCAACCTGCTGCGCGGCTACCGCTCCCCGTTCGACGGCCGCAGCGGTGACGAACTCCCGATGATCTCGGCCGGGTTCGTCATCACCAACAGCGAGGTAGGCGCGGGGGCGTACACCATCACCCCGCGCGCGGTCATCCAGGTCTGCCGCAACGGCCTGACCGAGACCAAGGACGTCATGCGCGCCGTGCACCTGGGAGGCAAGCAGGACGAGGGCGTTGTGTCCTGGTCCGGCCAGACCCAGCGCAAGACGCTGGAACTCATCACCTCCAAGACCACCGACGCCGTTCGCACCTTCCTGTCCCGTGAGTACGTCGAGGCGAAGGTGCACGCGATGGAGGCTGCCGCCGGGAAGACGCTGGACGAGCCGACGAAGACCATCGAGCACGTCACCAAGTCCCTCAGCATCGGCACCGAGACGAAGGACCGGATCCTGTCCCACTTCATCCGGGGTGGTCAGATGACGGCCGGGGGCGTGATGCAGGCCATCACGTCGACCGCGCAGACCCTCACCGACGCCGACCAGGCCGCCGCCCTGGAAGCGCTCGCGGTGCCCGCCCTCACGGCCGCCGCCGCGCACGGCTGATACAGGCCCCCGTGCGGGCCGGGCCACTCCCCCAGCCCGGCCCGCACGGGCCCGACCCACCCGAGAGCTCGGAGCGCACGACCCGGCCCCGCGGAGAGCGCGGAGCGCACCCGCCCCGCCCCGCCCCTTGGCGCGTGGCGGCAGCGCGTCACGTCGGCGGAGCCGCCCGCGCGCCACAACATCCGTCGTGCCCAGGGGCGCAGGGCGGCCGCCGGCCTGTGACGCCCACCGCCCACCGCCCCGTCTCGCAAGGAGTCCTCATGTCTGCACGCCCGGAGCTCGCCCACCCCTCAGACCACGCCATCGCGGCCGCCATGAGCCGCACCCTCACCGCCCTGTCCGCCGTGGTCCAGGCACTCGGAGACGGTGAGCACACCCTGAACCTCGTGGCCCAGCGGACCGACCACGCGTTCGTCACAGGCCGAGCCGACCTCTCCATCGGCATGGAGCCGCTGCGCCTGGCCGTCCTGGACGAAGACGAGTTCTGCGCCCTGCGCATGCTGCTCGTCTTCGCGCTCGAGGGCAGCACGATGCGCAGCGCCGTCCTGATCGCCACCACGGCCGCCGCCGAGCCCCACCCCCGCGCGTGCGGGTGGTCCCTGCGTGACGGATGGCTGCACCCGCTGGACACGGACGCCCTCCAGGCCGCCGTCATCCCGTGCTCCGACGTGGCCGCCGTACTCCGGCAGGTCTACCCCGCCCCCGTTCTCCTCCAGCTCCCCGACTTTGACGAGGAGGCCCCGCATGCCTGAGCCCGAGCTCCCCCGCCCCGACAACGCCGCCATCGGCCGCGCCCTGCACGCGCTCACCGCGTTGCTCCCAGCCCTCGGCGAGGGCAGCCACGCGCTGAACATCAACGCCGAGCGCACCGACGGCACGGAGATGAGCGCCGACCTGTACGTGTCCCTCGAGCCCGATTCGTGGCGCGTGGATCACTCCGCCGAGGAGTACGGGCAGTTCTTCATGCTGCTGACGTTCGCCCTGGAAAACAGCACCGTGCGCGACGCCGTCCTGATCGCCACGACCACCGACGCGGAGCCACGCGTGTGCGGGTGGGAGATACGGGCCGGATGGCTGCACCCCATAGACACGGCCGAACTCCACCAGACCGTCACGTCCCTGCCCGCAGACGACGCCGCGCCCCTCGTGGTCTGCCACGCCCCCGCACTGCACCGCCCCCACAGGACCGCGAAGGAGTAGCCCCTCAGTCGCCATCCACTCCGGCCAGCCCGCCACTGGCCGAGTGCCGCTCCGCGCCCGCACCTCCCCCTTCGGCGAGCGCGGGGCGGCACGCCCCCCCAACCCACCGGGTCACGCCCCAGCCCGCCCGGTCGAGTTCTGAGGAGTCCCAGCCCATGTCCAGCCCGATCCTGACCATCGACACGCCCGCCGGCCCCGTGCGCGCCACCGCCGGCCCCCGCCAGGACGACGCCGTCGTGTTCGAGCTAGGCGGGGCGATGCGCGGCAGCGTGTCGCATCCGCTGGAATCAACCCACGATGAATTCCTCATGATCCTGTTGCGAGCCGTATGACTCCCTTGTCCGTTCAGATCATCTCATTTCTGTCTCATGGCTTGAAGATTGGTTGTACGGTATCTGTCCGTTTGTTTCACCTAATGCGGTGCGCTGACGGGCCAGAACGGGATCGGGCGGTGCCGTGGGGCCCTCCTGGTGGAGGACCCCACGGTCGCGGCCGTCAGTTGGAGTCGCGACGGTCGTCGTGTGACTGCATGGGGCGGTTCTCCAGCGTGAGCCGGTGAATCTCCGCCGCCAGCTTCAGCAGCTGCTGGGGGGAGATCTTCGCTGACAGGAGGTCCTCACGCGCGAACTGCCGTACCTCGCGCAGGGTCGTACGCAAGGTCATGCGCCGGACGAGGGCACGTACGAGATCGGGGGTGTGCTGGGCGATCGCACCGACGACCGTGAGGCCGACCGTTGCCACCACGGGCCACAGGGGGCTGCGGCTCATCAGGCTGCAGGAGAGACCGGCACCCAAGAGGCCGGACCCTCCCAGTGCCCAAACCCGGGCGGTCTGCTGCCGGATGGAGACCTGCGCTTCCCCCTCGGCGGGGGCGGTGTGGTTGCGCTGCTTGCGACGGGACATGGCGTCCTCCGTTGTGATGCCGCGAGGTATCTGACGGAGGCCCAGGGCGAGCAGCGCGGGCGTTTCCCGGAGTTCGCCGAAGATTTTTCGCGCTAGTTCCGTGAGTTGCCGTCGACGCAGCTCACACGGGGGTGAGTGACAGTGGGAGACCGTATGTGGGGGCCGGACAGCGAGCCGGTCACGGACCGGGAGCTGGTGGCTCAGGCGTTAGACGCGTCGCGGCCCAAACGACGCAAGAGGGCGCTGGAGATGATCGCGGAGCGCTATGTACGCGAGGTGCTGGTCGCGACGGCGCGCAGGATGGGGGACGCGGAGGCGGCGGCAGAGGTCACCCAGGAGACCTTCGCCGACGCCTGCGACAAGCTCCTGAAAGGAGAGGGGCCGGCGAACCCCGACCGGCTGGGCGGCTGGCTCATCAACTTCAGCCGCCGCCGCGAACTCAACCACTACCGGCGCCGAGACGTGGCCCGGGAGCGTCTGAGCAAGGCCGACGTGCAGGGTGACGCTTTCGGGTCGGGTGTGTCCCGGGTGGGCGTGGCACGGGACGACGAGAAGCGGCTGGCCGAGGCGCGCGTCATCGCGAGCAGACTCGGGGGCACCCTGGCCGAGGACGAACAGGAGATCTATCAGCTCTACTACCAACAGGGCCTGTCGGTGGCCGAGATCACGGGGCGCCTGGCAGCGAGCGGACGGGCGCTGTCGCACAAGACCGTTCAGAACAAGGTCACCAGGGTGGCCGCCGTCGTCGCGGTCGGCTTCGAGGCGTTCCTGCTCGTGCAGCAGGACCGCACACTGTGCCGCCGGTTGACCGACATCGTCGGCAGGTACCCGGGTGAGTTCGGCGGCGAGCTGCGGGATCACGTGCTCAAGCACGCCCGCAAATGCGCCGACTGCGGTTCCTGCGCGGTGTGTCCCACCTGCAGGGTGCGCGACATCCTCGCCCTCGACACCTGCGTGAAGTCCACAAAGTGCCACCGGTGCACGGTGTGTGACGGCGAACGGACCGCCCTCAAAGCCGAATGGGCACCCGCGCTCGTCATCCTGCTGTTCGTCCGCCCGGTGCGCACACTCGTTCTCCAGGCCATCAACCAGGCATGGTCCACAGCCATCTCGGTGCTGTCCTCCGCACCACCGACGCATCCCCCGATCACCTTGTCCGGCCCATTGAGCGCACCACCGTCTACGGTGCGGCCGTTGCGGCACCCCGTGGTCAAGGCCGCCACGGCCGCAGTCGCCACAGCGGCCGTGATCGTGGGCACCCTGGTGCTCACCCGCCCCGAGGCCGCCTCCCCGGCGCGGACCGTGCCGGTCGTCGCGACCATGCCGACCATCGCGTACGCCACCGATACACACATCCGCGTCCAGACCAAGGACGAGGCCACAACCGTCGCCACGGTCGAGGACGGCAGCACCGTCACAGACCTCGTCTGGTCCGCCGACCGACGCCACCTGGGCTGGCTCACCACCACCGGCCGGCAAACGGCGACCACACTGCACTCCACCGATCTGACGACCGGCCAGAGCCGCACCTGGAACTGCGACGGCTGCGCCGGCCTCGCCTTCCAGGGAGCGAACCTCGTCAGCGTGCGCCAGGGAGGCGAGATCCTGTCCCACCCGCCCACCGGCGCGGCACCCCGCACCCTGGACTTCCAGGGCGTCGACCTCACCGCTGCCGCGCTCCAATACTTCCTCGTCGGCAGCACAGCCCAGGGCAGCGAGCTCCTCATCTTCACGATCGACAACAACGTCGGCGGCGCCGATGGCAACAAGCTGTACCGGATGACCGCCGACGGCATGGTGACCACCGTCGTCGACGACACCTTCACCCAGATTCCCGGCGGCGCCCGCCAGCCCGGCCAGTACACAGCCATCAGCCCGGACGGCACACGGCTGGCCTTCGGCGGCAACGTCTCGGGAGGAGATCCCTGCGAGCCGCCGGACGGCGTCACCGTCGTAGACCTCGACGCCGACAAACGCACCACCACCGCGCTGCCCACCACCGGTACGCGATCGCCGCTGCGGATCACAGCCGTCTGGTTCGACGCCCGCGGAGACGTTCTGGCCAGCGCCTTCCGCCAGCCGGAGAAGGTCTGCCAGACATACGAACTGGGAGATGCCGGCGGCCGGCAGCCGACCGCCGTCTACCGGCTCGCCGCGGGCACCTGGACCAAGACAGACCAGAACGCCACGACGGCCCAGACCACCCCCGGCGGATGGAATGCGCGACGCGCCGGAACCGTCGGCCTCAACGACTACCGGCCCCCCAAGTCACCACTGCTGGTGACCAACGCCAAAAACCAGGAAGCCAAGCTCGACGAGTCCGTCGTGGCCTTCAGCTGGGCTCCTCCCGAGCAGACGGCCACCCCCCTGCTGGGCACGCTGTGGGCGCCGAACCAGAAGGGATACGGGCTGCCCGAACCCTCCATGTTCTACAACGGCGGCAGCCCCTCCGGAATGGTCCGCGACCTGCACTGGACCTCCTGGGGCAAACCCCGCGCCACAGCAACCGGCGAAGCCATCTACGCCGTCGGCCAATCAGTAGCCGAAAGCCCCTGGGAAACCAGCACCGTCGTCGCCTTCGACCTGGGAAACTGCAACGGCGCCCGGACCTACCGGAAAATCAACATCTACTGGCCGCAACACGAAGCCTTCGACCCCGACCGGTACATCGATGTATGCACGGGACAGTACTCGAACAACCCCTGAGCCCGCCCCGCTACTCCGCAACCGACCCACGCCAGACACCTGCAAGCCCGATAGGCCCGAGGACTGCGAGCAAGCGAGCCACCGCTGCACGGCCGAAATGAAAGAGCCCTCGCCCACCGGCCGATACCGACTTCGTCCTGCGGGACGGCACACACGCCGAGTGCAGCCGGGTCGGCGACGGACGGGCCGACTACTCCCACAAGCACCGCAGGCACGGGGTGAACGTGCCCGTGGTCACCGATCCGGACGGGCAGCCGGCTGCTGTGGCTGTCACCCGCGCTGCCGGGCCGGACCCACGACCTGACCGCGGCGCACACACCGGATCATCCGCATCTTCGAGCGCCAGGGCGTTCCCGTCCGGCACGGGCACCGGTCGAACGCGGCGTCGCGCATCTGAAGTCCTGGCGCATCTTCCGTAGATCCCGCTGCAGCCCCAACCGCATGGCGTCAATCGCCAGAGCCGTCCTCACTCTGGAGCGGCAACGCTGAAGAAGCTCAGTGATGAAGTTTGACCGCCTGGGGTGCCGCAACTCAGGGCGTGTCATGGCGAGCTGCATCGAGTTCTGAGCCAGTTGTCGAACTCCAGACGGGAGGCGATCACTGCGCGGTCGGCCGGGACCGCCGTCACCGAGTACCACAGGCACCCTCCACGGATCGGTCTGTCAAGCCGCAGGCATCACTGATGGCGGCGGAAGAGACGGGCGCGGGGCACGGGGCGGTTGAGTGTCCTGCAGAGTTCGGTGTCGACAAGGTCGGGGAAGGGCATGCCGGCGGCGTGATAGTGGGTTCGGGACTGCTGGAGGGTGTGGAGGACGTCGTCATGCCGGCCGGCGGCGCCGTAGAGACGGGCAAGGCGGAAGCTGGCCTGAGCGGCGCCGACGTGGTCGCTGGGGCCGGCGAGGGCTTGCTCTGCCAGCGTGATGGCGTCGCTGAGGCGGTTTGCCTCGGCGTGCAGCAGGGCTTGCACGGTCAGTGCCCTGCTGCGGCCTCGATGGTCGCCGCAGGCGTCGGTCTCCTGAAGCGCACGGCTGATCAGTTCGGCGGCGGTGTGGTCGCCCTCGTAGAGCGCCATGTCGGCCAGCCCCAGGGTTGCCCAGGTGTGCCCGCGGTGGTCCCGAACAGCGTGCAGGGTTTGGGCAGCGTGCTCGTAGTGGGTGCGGGCCGCGGCCCACCGTGGATCCAGTGCGGGACGGCTTGTGATGTGGCACCCGGGCCAGGGGCCTGCGTACCAGCGGCGAGGGAGCGGGCAGCCGCCCACCGTGCTCTCCTTCTCGGTGTCGGCGCGGGTGCGCAGAATCCACCCGATACCGCGGGGTTCCGCGTTGGCGGCGAAC
Above is a window of Streptomyces sp. NBC_00490 DNA encoding:
- a CDS encoding DUF932 domain-containing protein — encoded protein: MTQQFAERATNVAPTGARNADASDLVRILEDGQRRKLDVIATASALRMREGNVHVEGVEAQLSARGVTAVDGIYRPTAVADEGISDKLRIPLAYLRRMRAENVPLLDDNVNAWMRQEPERRFMLRAFRGENGPGMPGEGVARALLSDSYKLMDNLDMLLAALDGVEQSGHPTRITGCDLTDRRMYVRVESEAVAVQARNLLRGYRSPFDGRSGDELPMISAGFVITNSEVGAGAYTITPRAVIQVCRNGLTETKDVMRAVHLGGKQDEGVVSWSGQTQRKTLELITSKTTDAVRTFLSREYVEAKVHAMEAAAGKTLDEPTKTIEHVTKSLSIGTETKDRILSHFIRGGQMTAGGVMQAITSTAQTLTDADQAAALEALAVPALTAAAAHG
- a CDS encoding sigma-70 family RNA polymerase sigma factor, with amino-acid sequence MWGPDSEPVTDRELVAQALDASRPKRRKRALEMIAERYVREVLVATARRMGDAEAAAEVTQETFADACDKLLKGEGPANPDRLGGWLINFSRRRELNHYRRRDVARERLSKADVQGDAFGSGVSRVGVARDDEKRLAEARVIASRLGGTLAEDEQEIYQLYYQQGLSVAEITGRLAASGRALSHKTVQNKVTRVAAVVAVGFEAFLLVQQDRTLCRRLTDIVGRYPGEFGGELRDHVLKHARKCADCGSCAVCPTCRVRDILALDTCVKSTKCHRCTVCDGERTALKAEWAPALVILLFVRPVRTLVLQAINQAWSTAISVLSSAPPTHPPITLSGPLSAPPSTVRPLRHPVVKAATAAVATAAVIVGTLVLTRPEAASPARTVPVVATMPTIAYATDTHIRVQTKDEATTVATVEDGSTVTDLVWSADRRHLGWLTTTGRQTATTLHSTDLTTGQSRTWNCDGCAGLAFQGANLVSVRQGGEILSHPPTGAAPRTLDFQGVDLTAAALQYFLVGSTAQGSELLIFTIDNNVGGADGNKLYRMTADGMVTTVVDDTFTQIPGGARQPGQYTAISPDGTRLAFGGNVSGGDPCEPPDGVTVVDLDADKRTTTALPTTGTRSPLRITAVWFDARGDVLASAFRQPEKVCQTYELGDAGGRQPTAVYRLAAGTWTKTDQNATTAQTTPGGWNARRAGTVGLNDYRPPKSPLLVTNAKNQEAKLDESVVAFSWAPPEQTATPLLGTLWAPNQKGYGLPEPSMFYNGGSPSGMVRDLHWTSWGKPRATATGEAIYAVGQSVAESPWETSTVVAFDLGNCNGARTYRKINIYWPQHEAFDPDRYIDVCTGQYSNNP